A single Chryseobacterium shigense DNA region contains:
- a CDS encoding trehalase family glycosidase has protein sequence MNKQLYINEIQALFDDVQRARVFEDQKMMTDAVPVFPVSQINAEYEEKKGRKDFDLKDFVMANFDFLGAKISIQREEQLPIEQHIEKLWDELTRTAYEEKGTLLKLPKPYIVPGGRFNEFFYWDSYFIMLGLQASGRTEMMENIIENCSYLIQNVGFVPNASRTHFLSRSQPPYFSLMLDLLFETTNDEKIYIRYHDTLEKEYAFWMNGEEWLDNESSVKRVVKTKNGDILNRYYDAENAPRPESYLIDIEDSENTGNEFYRNIRSACESGWDFSSRWFADGEHIQTIETLNIAEVDLNSLLWHLEKTLAKSSALQNMTDQENYFAERAAKRRQMINTYFWDENTECYKDYHLKKHKNTPSEHIAALYPLFLELADQKQAEAVAKHIAEKFLYQGGLVTTTKKSGQQWDLPNAWAPYQWLGFKAMKNYGFNELAEKIKNNWCGNVERVYSNTGKLMEKYNALDTETIAGGGEYPNQDGFGWTNGVYLKLKQN, from the coding sequence ATGAATAAGCAGCTTTACATAAATGAAATCCAGGCCCTTTTCGATGATGTTCAGAGAGCCAGGGTATTTGAAGATCAGAAGATGATGACTGATGCAGTTCCTGTGTTTCCTGTTTCGCAGATTAATGCGGAATACGAAGAAAAGAAAGGAAGAAAAGATTTTGATCTGAAAGATTTTGTAATGGCCAATTTTGATTTTCTGGGAGCCAAAATTTCAATTCAGAGAGAAGAGCAACTGCCGATTGAGCAGCATATAGAAAAGCTTTGGGATGAATTAACCCGTACTGCTTACGAAGAAAAAGGAACATTATTGAAGCTTCCGAAACCATATATTGTTCCGGGCGGCCGTTTTAACGAATTTTTTTACTGGGACAGCTATTTCATTATGCTTGGGCTGCAGGCTTCAGGAAGAACGGAAATGATGGAAAATATTATAGAAAACTGTTCTTATTTGATTCAGAATGTAGGATTTGTCCCGAATGCGAGCAGAACCCATTTTTTAAGCCGTTCACAGCCTCCGTATTTCTCGCTGATGCTGGATCTGCTTTTTGAAACCACAAATGATGAAAAAATTTATATCAGATATCATGATACTTTAGAGAAAGAATATGCCTTCTGGATGAATGGGGAAGAATGGCTTGATAATGAATCCAGTGTAAAAAGAGTCGTGAAAACGAAAAACGGGGATATTCTGAACCGTTATTACGATGCAGAAAACGCACCACGACCTGAAAGCTATCTCATTGACATTGAAGACAGCGAGAATACAGGAAATGAATTTTACAGAAACATAAGAAGCGCTTGCGAATCCGGCTGGGATTTTTCCAGCAGATGGTTTGCAGACGGGGAACATATACAGACTATAGAAACACTGAATATTGCAGAAGTGGACCTGAACAGCCTTTTATGGCATTTGGAAAAAACTTTAGCCAAATCTTCAGCGCTTCAGAACATGACAGATCAGGAAAATTATTTTGCTGAAAGAGCAGCAAAGCGCAGACAGATGATCAATACATACTTTTGGGATGAAAATACTGAATGTTATAAAGATTATCACTTAAAAAAACACAAAAACACACCGTCTGAACACATTGCTGCTCTTTATCCTTTATTTCTTGAACTGGCAGACCAAAAACAGGCGGAAGCAGTAGCGAAACATATTGCTGAAAAATTTCTCTATCAGGGAGGGCTTGTAACCACCACTAAAAAAAGCGGCCAGCAGTGGGATCTTCCGAATGCATGGGCTCCTTATCAGTGGTTAGGATTTAAAGCAATGAAAAACTACGGCTTCAATGAGCTTGCCGAAAAAATAAAAAACAACTGGTGCGGAAATGTAGAAAGGGTATACAGCAACACCGGAAAATTAATGGAAAAATATAATGCTCTGGACACCGAAACAATTGCAGGAGGAGGAGAATACCCGAATCAGGACGGATTCGGATGGACAAACGGGGTCTATCTCAAATTAAAACAAAACTAA
- a CDS encoding M4 family metallopeptidase — MKTKFIFAVSIAASAFVFGQETPSKLIPGKSGLHAEFMRFDKNGPAFKGEPVLFDETSQRLSVGQARKLGSEKDHIGFETHRFQQTINGIPVEYGMMAVQTKGGKIVGETGKWIIKETVAAEKKANISESTALQSALSFVGADSYKWQNKEEEEFIKNESKNANATFTPKGELVYYSDPSDEKMGDLKLAYKFDIYAEKPLSRQYVFVDAKDGKVLGTNALIHETNAPGTATTGYSGNRSIVADSYSGSYRLREAGRNGGTAVETYNLKKGTNYSSAVDFTDTDNNWNNVNTNKDQYATDAHWGAEMTLDYYYTKFGRKSIDNNNFAIKSYVHYSTNYFNAFWDGSRMTYGDGSSSTNGGKPLTALDVCGHEITHGLTTKTANLAYQRESGALNEGFSDIFGNTIELWARPTQASWKLGEDFSYVIRDMANPNAYSQPDTYKGTYWKDASSSCTPQGNPNLPGYNDYCGVHTNSGVLNFWYYLLVTGGSGTNDKGFAYNVSAIGLDKAGAIAYRTLTNYLTSSSTFANARTYSLQAAADLYGAGSNEVTQVTNAWNAVGVGGGTSAAGKVAAPDASLYTISPNPATDKFTVEFEGKEGKGIVELVSLTGKRELSEKIKITDGINKVDIQLPSSILSGVYVVTVNGQKAGNLIKK, encoded by the coding sequence ATGAAAACAAAATTTATCTTCGCAGTAAGCATTGCTGCTTCTGCCTTTGTTTTTGGGCAGGAAACTCCATCAAAATTAATTCCGGGTAAAAGTGGTCTCCACGCAGAATTCATGAGATTTGATAAAAATGGCCCTGCATTTAAAGGAGAGCCTGTTTTATTTGATGAAACATCTCAGAGACTTTCAGTGGGACAGGCACGTAAGTTGGGATCAGAAAAAGATCACATAGGCTTTGAAACTCACAGATTTCAGCAGACAATTAACGGAATTCCTGTAGAATACGGGATGATGGCTGTACAGACCAAAGGCGGAAAAATTGTAGGAGAAACCGGAAAGTGGATTATTAAAGAAACGGTAGCTGCAGAAAAGAAAGCAAATATTTCTGAAAGCACAGCATTACAAAGCGCCCTGTCTTTTGTAGGAGCCGACTCTTATAAATGGCAGAACAAAGAAGAAGAGGAATTCATTAAAAATGAATCTAAAAATGCTAATGCAACTTTTACCCCAAAGGGAGAACTGGTATATTATTCAGATCCTTCTGATGAAAAAATGGGAGATCTGAAGCTTGCTTACAAATTCGATATTTATGCAGAAAAGCCGTTAAGCAGACAATATGTTTTCGTAGATGCTAAAGATGGAAAAGTTTTGGGAACCAATGCCCTGATTCATGAAACCAATGCTCCGGGAACTGCAACAACAGGGTATAGCGGAAACAGATCCATTGTTGCCGATTCATACAGCGGAAGTTACAGATTAAGAGAAGCCGGAAGAAACGGAGGAACAGCCGTAGAAACATACAACCTGAAAAAAGGGACCAACTATTCATCAGCGGTAGATTTTACAGATACTGATAATAATTGGAACAATGTAAATACCAATAAAGATCAATATGCTACTGATGCGCATTGGGGAGCTGAAATGACCTTAGATTATTATTACACGAAATTCGGAAGAAAAAGTATAGATAATAATAATTTTGCTATAAAATCTTATGTCCATTACTCAACCAATTATTTTAATGCATTTTGGGATGGCTCCAGAATGACGTATGGAGACGGAAGTTCTTCTACCAATGGAGGTAAACCGTTAACAGCTCTTGATGTTTGTGGTCATGAGATTACCCACGGCTTAACCACCAAAACAGCAAATCTTGCTTACCAGAGAGAATCAGGAGCTTTAAATGAAGGTTTCTCAGATATTTTCGGAAATACAATTGAGCTTTGGGCAAGACCAACACAGGCAAGCTGGAAGCTGGGAGAAGATTTCAGTTATGTGATCAGGGATATGGCCAATCCTAACGCCTATAGCCAGCCTGATACGTATAAAGGAACTTACTGGAAGGATGCAAGCAGTTCATGTACTCCCCAGGGAAATCCTAATTTGCCGGGTTATAACGACTATTGCGGAGTGCACACCAATTCAGGGGTTCTTAACTTCTGGTACTATTTACTGGTAACCGGAGGATCAGGAACTAATGACAAAGGTTTTGCCTATAATGTTTCAGCAATAGGACTGGATAAGGCAGGGGCTATTGCCTACAGAACACTTACCAACTACCTTACTTCAAGCTCTACATTTGCCAATGCAAGAACGTATTCGCTTCAGGCAGCCGCAGACTTATACGGAGCCGGAAGCAATGAAGTAACACAGGTTACCAATGCATGGAATGCAGTAGGTGTTGGCGGAGGTACTTCTGCGGCTGGAAAAGTAGCTGCACCTGATGCATCACTTTACACCATCAGCCCAAATCCGGCTACCGACAAATTTACTGTTGAATTTGAAGGTAAAGAAGGAAAAGGAATTGTTGAGCTGGTAAGCCTGACAGGAAAAAGAGAACTTTCTGAAAAGATTAAAATTACAGACGGTATCAATAAAGTAGATATTCAGCTTCCGTCCAGTATACTTTCCGGAGTATATGTAGTAACGGTTAATGGACAAAAAGCAGGAAACCTGATTAAAAAATAA
- a CDS encoding MFS transporter, whose translation MKNFNIKAVLFLNYFVFAILLNSVGTVILQVQQNFGISKSSASVLEGFKDLPIAICSFILASFLPKIGIKNSMLIALFLVSCMCFVMPFTSEFWFFKLLFAIVGISFALIKISVFTSIGLVTETDKEHSSFMGFLEGFFMIGVLAGNVLFSLFIDDHNPKSTQWLNVYWVLGALSAVSFLFLFFSKLNESEARSEKTDLLGDLRNSISLFSYKKVLFFLLCAFLFVLVEQSFQTWTPTFYKEILKLPTSMSIQAGAVLAGAFALGRFLSGFFSKKFSWIYVVSFCVIGFAASILLVLPLTHNIKINEGTGWFNAPLVVYLFPLMGGLLAPIYPSINSVILASIPKYLHSAMSGLIVVFSAIGGTIGSMITGFVFQEFSGQQAFYLSLIPLSLLIISAIFMNKLKINPKK comes from the coding sequence ATGAAAAATTTCAACATTAAAGCTGTATTGTTTTTAAATTATTTCGTTTTCGCGATTCTTCTGAATTCCGTGGGAACAGTCATTCTGCAGGTACAGCAAAACTTTGGAATCTCAAAATCTTCAGCAAGTGTATTAGAAGGGTTTAAAGATCTTCCGATAGCCATCTGTTCATTTATTCTGGCTTCATTTCTGCCGAAAATAGGAATCAAAAACTCTATGCTTATTGCTCTTTTTCTGGTGAGCTGCATGTGTTTTGTAATGCCTTTCACCAGTGAATTCTGGTTTTTTAAGCTGTTATTTGCCATCGTTGGAATTTCATTTGCCCTAATAAAAATATCGGTTTTTACTTCTATAGGTCTTGTTACTGAAACAGATAAGGAACATTCAAGCTTTATGGGATTCCTTGAAGGATTTTTCATGATCGGAGTGTTGGCCGGAAACGTATTGTTCAGTTTATTTATTGATGATCACAACCCTAAATCTACCCAATGGCTGAATGTATATTGGGTGCTAGGAGCACTTTCAGCAGTGTCATTCCTGTTTTTATTCTTCTCAAAACTGAATGAAAGTGAAGCGAGAAGTGAAAAAACTGATCTTTTGGGAGATCTTAGAAACAGTATCAGTCTGTTCAGCTATAAAAAAGTTCTGTTTTTTCTTCTGTGTGCTTTCCTTTTCGTGTTGGTAGAACAGAGTTTCCAGACATGGACACCCACTTTTTATAAAGAAATTTTAAAACTTCCTACTTCTATGAGTATTCAGGCCGGAGCGGTTTTAGCCGGAGCTTTTGCCCTGGGAAGGTTTTTATCAGGCTTTTTCTCCAAGAAATTCAGTTGGATCTATGTGGTTTCCTTCTGTGTGATAGGTTTTGCGGCAAGTATACTTTTGGTTTTGCCTTTAACACACAATATTAAGATCAATGAAGGAACAGGTTGGTTCAATGCACCTCTTGTAGTATACCTGTTTCCGTTAATGGGAGGTTTGCTGGCCCCCATTTATCCGAGTATCAATTCGGTGATTCTTGCCTCTATTCCTAAATATTTGCACAGTGCAATGTCCGGGTTGATAGTAGTTTTTTCAGCCATAGGAGGAACAATAGGCTCCATGATCACAGGTTTTGTATTCCAGGAATTCAGTGGACAGCAGGCATTTTACCTTTCACTGATCCCGCTTTCACTGCTGATCATTTCAGCCATATTCATGAATAAACTAAAAATAAATCCTAAGAAATAA
- a CDS encoding MBL fold metallo-hydrolase, which produces MLQIQGFVFNFASENTYILYNENKNAWLIDPGNMNEQETKAIESFISENGLTIQKILLTHAHIDHVLGLQWAFDTFKVPVHMHQEDQEVLDMLQASGMRFGFSVNPVKADTVYVNEGEILDLDGEKFKIYHVPGHSPGSVVYHNENQKFMISGDVLFEGSIGRTDLYKGNHEQLIEGITNKLFILDGETQVFSGHGNPTTIGFEKQYNPFFK; this is translated from the coding sequence ATGCTTCAGATTCAAGGCTTCGTATTCAATTTTGCCAGCGAAAACACTTATATCCTTTATAACGAAAATAAAAATGCCTGGCTGATTGACCCGGGAAATATGAATGAACAGGAAACCAAAGCCATAGAAAGCTTTATTTCTGAAAACGGCCTTACCATTCAGAAAATTCTTCTGACTCATGCCCATATTGATCATGTTTTAGGGCTGCAATGGGCTTTTGATACTTTTAAAGTACCCGTTCATATGCACCAGGAAGATCAGGAAGTTCTTGATATGCTTCAGGCAAGCGGAATGAGATTCGGCTTCTCTGTTAATCCCGTAAAAGCAGACACTGTCTATGTAAATGAAGGAGAAATACTTGATCTGGATGGGGAAAAATTCAAAATTTACCATGTTCCGGGACATTCTCCGGGAAGTGTAGTTTACCATAATGAAAATCAAAAATTCATGATTTCCGGTGATGTTCTTTTTGAAGGCAGTATCGGAAGAACAGATCTTTACAAAGGAAATCACGAGCAGCTAATTGAAGGCATCACCAATAAACTTTTTATCCTTGATGGTGAAACTCAGGTTTTTTCCGGCCACGGTAATCCTACTACAATAGGCTTTGAGAAACAGTATAATCCGTTTTTTAAATAG
- a CDS encoding type IX secretion system plug protein domain-containing protein encodes MKTLRILLLSLGGLVFGQNIQSIQLFNPQTNDETPVIKFGEQLVLSFDDLSNASEIYRYTIKHYDRNWNDDNLFFTQIATGSLNGLLDQFQYSFNTLQPYTHYKLTFPNDKIQPKISGNFELIVYKDSAERPLFKKRFYLVEDAATVALNISRIADAKNPNINQRVEVKATSKGGDLSSNVNSMTLNVMQNNNSNVVVNNLKPSATLGNQLLFQQMNLTFPGNNEFYYFDNKNMNMAADMVQATELKDGINQTYLHPVWAFPLNYQYQPDVNGAWYYRRNDLGLERNAEREADYSWVHFYLDSEPVDKEIYVLGGFNNFKPGKENQMQYDAANKKYVAKIFLKQGFYNYILATKESDGTLNFGEINGNFWQTENLYQAFLYYAPFGRDYDGLMGYGEFRTPVR; translated from the coding sequence ATGAAAACTTTGCGAATACTTTTACTTTCTTTGGGCGGATTGGTTTTTGGACAAAATATCCAAAGTATACAATTATTCAACCCGCAGACGAATGATGAAACGCCGGTGATTAAATTCGGGGAACAGTTGGTTTTAAGCTTTGATGATCTCAGTAATGCCAGTGAGATTTACAGGTATACCATCAAACATTATGACAGAAACTGGAATGATGATAACCTGTTTTTTACGCAGATTGCAACCGGAAGCCTGAACGGGCTTTTGGATCAGTTCCAGTACTCTTTTAATACATTGCAGCCTTATACCCATTATAAACTTACATTCCCGAATGATAAAATACAGCCGAAGATTTCAGGGAATTTTGAACTGATTGTTTACAAAGATTCAGCAGAAAGACCTCTTTTCAAAAAACGTTTTTACCTGGTGGAAGATGCTGCAACAGTTGCTTTGAATATTTCAAGAATTGCAGATGCCAAAAACCCGAATATCAATCAGAGGGTAGAAGTAAAAGCCACTTCAAAGGGAGGAGATCTTTCCTCCAATGTCAATTCCATGACCTTGAATGTCATGCAGAACAACAATTCCAATGTGGTGGTTAATAATTTAAAACCTAGTGCCACTTTAGGGAATCAATTGCTTTTTCAGCAGATGAACTTAACATTTCCGGGCAATAATGAATTCTATTATTTTGATAATAAGAATATGAATATGGCAGCGGATATGGTTCAGGCTACAGAACTGAAGGACGGTATCAACCAGACTTATCTGCATCCGGTATGGGCATTTCCGTTGAATTACCAGTATCAGCCCGATGTAAACGGAGCATGGTATTACAGAAGAAACGATTTGGGGCTGGAAAGAAATGCAGAAAGAGAAGCAGATTATTCCTGGGTACATTTTTATCTGGATTCTGAACCTGTGGATAAGGAAATCTATGTGCTGGGAGGATTCAATAACTTTAAGCCGGGCAAAGAAAACCAGATGCAATATGATGCAGCCAATAAAAAATATGTAGCCAAAATATTTTTAAAACAAGGTTTCTACAACTATATTCTTGCTACAAAAGAAAGTGACGGAACCCTGAATTTCGGAGAGATTAACGGCAACTTCTGGCAAACTGAAAATCTGTACCAGGCATTTTTATATTATGCTCCTTTCGGACGTGATTACGACGGGCTGATGGGATATGGCGAGTTCAGAACACCTGTAAGATAA
- a CDS encoding AraC family transcriptional regulator has product MKVSFERIIPSEKSSFRTLHNNSPISEFKWEYHYHPEIELVCVISGSGTRHVGYHKSNYTNGDLVLIGSNIPHSGFGLNSIDPHEEIVLQFREEILQFPQQEVEARSIKNLLELSKYGIHFHHKIKKNMLPKLKLLLESEGYKRYLLLLEILFELSKCKDYDLLNKEIMPYTIISRNKTRLENIFTYVEHNYDKEINIEDVAKLANLTLPAFCNFFKKATQITFTEFVNRYRINKACLLMAQDKSISECSYSCGFNNVTYFNRMFKKYTEKTPSEFIKNYSHNKVSV; this is encoded by the coding sequence ATGAAAGTTAGTTTTGAAAGAATAATTCCGAGCGAAAAAAGCTCTTTTCGTACACTCCACAATAATTCGCCTATTTCGGAATTCAAATGGGAGTATCATTATCATCCGGAGATAGAGCTAGTGTGTGTTATATCCGGAAGCGGAACCCGCCACGTTGGCTATCATAAAAGCAATTATACAAACGGAGATCTGGTATTGATAGGTTCTAATATCCCACACTCCGGCTTCGGTTTGAATTCTATAGATCCGCATGAAGAAATTGTTCTTCAGTTCAGGGAGGAGATTCTCCAGTTTCCTCAACAGGAAGTGGAAGCAAGATCTATTAAAAATCTTCTGGAACTTTCAAAATACGGAATACACTTTCATCATAAGATAAAAAAGAATATGCTTCCGAAACTGAAGCTGCTTCTGGAATCGGAAGGTTATAAAAGGTATCTGCTTCTGCTTGAAATTCTGTTTGAGCTCTCAAAGTGTAAGGATTATGATCTTTTGAACAAGGAAATCATGCCCTATACTATCATTTCAAGAAACAAAACGAGGCTGGAAAATATTTTCACCTACGTTGAACATAACTACGATAAAGAGATCAATATTGAAGATGTTGCAAAGTTGGCGAATCTTACATTGCCGGCTTTCTGCAATTTTTTTAAAAAGGCAACACAGATCACTTTTACGGAATTTGTAAACCGGTATCGTATTAATAAGGCTTGTCTGTTGATGGCTCAGGATAAAAGCATTTCAGAATGCAGTTATAGCTGCGGGTTTAATAATGTGACCTATTTTAACAGGATGTTTAAAAAATATACGGAGAAAACACCTTCTGAGTTTATTAAGAATTATTCGCACAACAAGGTGAGTGTGTAA
- a CDS encoding thioredoxin family protein, whose product MNTPSNMLALGTKAPFFELPNPSKTNEIQSLEELKGEKGTLVIFMCNHCPFVLHVIDKINELYEDYNDKGIEFIAINANDVEKYPADAPDKMIEFQIERKFDFPYLYDESQAVAKAYDAACTPDFYFFDDKLDLIYRGQMDDSRPGNNKDVTGEDLIIAFENLLLGESQEEIQRPSMGCNIKWK is encoded by the coding sequence ATGAATACTCCCTCAAATATGCTGGCATTAGGAACCAAAGCACCGTTTTTCGAGCTTCCGAACCCATCAAAAACCAATGAAATTCAGTCTCTGGAAGAACTGAAAGGAGAAAAAGGAACTTTGGTGATCTTTATGTGCAATCATTGTCCGTTTGTTCTTCATGTAATCGACAAGATTAACGAGCTGTATGAAGATTATAATGATAAAGGAATTGAATTCATTGCAATCAACGCCAATGATGTAGAAAAATATCCGGCTGATGCTCCCGATAAAATGATCGAGTTCCAGATCGAGAGAAAATTTGATTTTCCTTATCTATATGATGAAAGCCAGGCGGTGGCAAAAGCCTATGATGCAGCCTGCACACCGGATTTCTATTTTTTCGATGATAAATTGGATCTTATCTACAGAGGCCAGATGGACGATTCAAGACCCGGAAATAATAAGGATGTTACCGGAGAAGATCTGATTATTGCTTTTGAAAACCTTCTGTTGGGTGAGTCACAGGAAGAAATCCAAAGACCGAGCATGGGATGCAATATTAAATGGAAATAA
- a CDS encoding TonB-dependent receptor, with product MKKRSIFLMAATATLYFNNAYAQETPQDSIKTSSIDQIVITGNSGPKKKIESSTAISTFTAKEIQKQNPISAAALLQRVPGFAVETSGGEVGNNLFARGIPSAGAYEFVQVQEDGLPVFEDGALQFANADNFFRVDNSVSRLEALRGGSGSIYANNSPGGLINFITKEGSNDFKGTAKLETSTYGLMRTDMNVGGALVQDKLFFNVGGFYRTDNGIRKTGFRANNGGQIRMNLKYVFDKGYAKVYYKKLDDRNTFFLPIPLTQNGNDLKEFSGFDANYGTYSYRAISQLNIPQAGGGFFSRNLEDGIHPKVDVLGAEFKYDLGNNFSVLNKTRYTNINMNYTGIFPAGGPATAAKFASDNGITGNSYQYFAVGSGAAVNPAFVQELGFWAIDKQMNNFVNDLQFNYKFDKGNVTAGFYKSNWKSHQYWNWSNILTTASDRPMLLNLVDTSLSPNSVGYSKTYNGVTDMSFLLRDSQVQGSLNDLYANLDYNITDNLSVNAGLRYSRDFYKGYSVNTTTANLNNSGLTTDGTHSFATTTADDNMSVLGNKYNYWSYDIDKVSYTLATNYKINKENAVYARFSHGFRSPNEEAYYNYFTTTNPDQPLKPVLTNQVELGYKYYSRTFDVAVIPFYSTLKNLSFTDVFSNGTSENTFANTKNYGVELEGYARLFNNMLELTFNGTIQNPKYSGLEEGSLLEGNVVRRMPKLYFNISPAVNITKQWRTYVSYNYYGKRFQDQLNVQTLPSFSEFGAGTSYQLGKIRFAVDGTNIFNTIGITEGDPRAGSPTGDGTIMARPIMGAAVRASITLDF from the coding sequence ATGAAAAAGAGATCGATATTTTTAATGGCTGCCACCGCTACGCTTTATTTTAACAACGCGTATGCACAGGAAACTCCGCAGGACTCCATCAAAACATCTTCTATTGACCAGATTGTTATCACCGGTAACTCAGGTCCGAAAAAGAAAATAGAATCCAGTACGGCTATTTCTACATTTACGGCAAAAGAAATCCAGAAACAGAACCCTATCAGTGCTGCTGCATTATTGCAGAGAGTTCCGGGGTTTGCTGTGGAAACTTCCGGAGGTGAGGTAGGAAACAACCTTTTTGCAAGAGGTATTCCTTCTGCAGGAGCTTACGAATTCGTGCAGGTTCAGGAAGACGGTCTTCCGGTTTTTGAAGACGGTGCGCTTCAGTTTGCCAATGCGGATAACTTCTTCCGTGTAGATAATTCTGTGAGCCGTCTTGAAGCCTTGAGAGGAGGTTCAGGATCCATTTATGCCAATAATTCCCCTGGAGGTTTGATCAACTTTATTACTAAAGAAGGAAGTAATGATTTTAAAGGAACTGCCAAACTGGAAACCAGTACTTACGGCCTTATGCGTACCGATATGAATGTAGGCGGTGCTTTAGTTCAGGATAAGCTTTTCTTTAACGTTGGAGGGTTCTACAGAACAGACAACGGAATCAGAAAGACAGGTTTCAGAGCCAACAATGGAGGACAGATCAGAATGAATCTTAAATACGTCTTCGATAAAGGGTATGCTAAAGTATATTACAAAAAACTGGACGACAGAAATACTTTCTTCCTTCCGATTCCTCTAACTCAAAATGGAAATGATTTGAAGGAATTCTCAGGTTTTGATGCTAATTATGGAACTTACAGTTACAGAGCAATCAGCCAGCTGAATATTCCTCAGGCCGGAGGCGGTTTTTTCAGTAGAAATCTGGAAGATGGAATTCATCCGAAAGTTGATGTTTTAGGTGCTGAATTCAAATATGATCTTGGAAATAATTTCTCTGTTTTAAACAAAACAAGATATACCAATATCAATATGAATTATACAGGGATTTTCCCTGCAGGAGGTCCTGCTACAGCAGCTAAATTTGCAAGCGATAACGGAATCACAGGAAACAGCTATCAATATTTTGCGGTAGGTAGCGGAGCGGCTGTAAATCCGGCTTTTGTTCAGGAACTGGGCTTCTGGGCCATTGATAAGCAGATGAATAATTTTGTGAATGATTTGCAGTTTAATTATAAATTTGACAAAGGGAATGTAACGGCAGGCTTCTATAAATCAAACTGGAAGTCTCACCAATACTGGAACTGGAGTAATATTTTGACGACAGCATCAGATAGGCCGATGCTTCTTAATTTGGTTGATACTTCTCTTAGCCCAAATTCAGTAGGTTATTCTAAAACTTATAACGGAGTTACTGACATGTCTTTCCTGTTGAGAGATTCTCAGGTTCAGGGAAGCTTGAATGACCTTTATGCAAATTTAGATTATAACATTACAGATAATTTAAGTGTTAATGCAGGACTTCGCTACAGCCGTGATTTCTACAAAGGATATTCGGTAAATACAACCACTGCAAATCTGAATAATTCCGGTTTAACAACTGATGGCACACATAGCTTCGCTACAACAACTGCAGATGATAACATGAGTGTTTTAGGAAATAAATATAACTACTGGAGTTACGATATTGATAAGGTTTCTTATACTTTGGCAACAAACTATAAAATCAACAAGGAAAATGCCGTTTATGCACGTTTCTCCCATGGTTTCAGATCACCGAATGAGGAAGCTTATTACAATTACTTCACGACTACTAATCCGGACCAGCCTTTAAAACCAGTACTGACCAATCAGGTTGAATTAGGGTATAAGTACTACTCACGTACATTTGATGTTGCTGTGATCCCTTTTTATTCAACACTTAAAAACCTGTCATTTACAGATGTGTTTTCTAACGGAACATCAGAAAATACTTTTGCAAATACCAAAAACTATGGAGTTGAGCTTGAAGGATATGCAAGATTGTTTAACAATATGTTAGAGCTTACTTTCAATGGAACCATTCAAAATCCGAAATACAGCGGATTGGAAGAAGGAAGCCTTTTGGAAGGGAATGTTGTAAGAAGAATGCCAAAACTGTACTTTAATATCTCGCCAGCTGTAAATATTACAAAACAGTGGAGAACATATGTAAGCTACAACTACTATGGAAAACGTTTTCAGGATCAGTTAAATGTTCAGACTCTGCCATCATTCAGTGAATTTGGAGCTGGAACTTCTTATCAGCTGGGTAAAATCCGTTTTGCAGTTGATGGAACTAACATCTTTAATACAATCGGCATTACAGAAGGCGATCCAAGAGCAGGTTCTCCAACCGGAGACGGAACTATTATGGCAAGACCAATTATGGGTGCAGCTGTAAGAGCTTCAATCACTTTAGATTTCTAA